In the genome of Methylomagnum ishizawai, the window GTTTGCAGCAACAGCAACGTACCCCGGCCCATGGCGTAGCCGATATGCTCGCCGACCTTGCCCCGCACGATGATGGTGCCCGCCGTCATGCGCGAGCCGAGATAGCCGCCGGCATCGCCCTCGATGAGGATCGCGCCGCGCCGCATATGGTCGCCGACCCGGTCGCCCGCCTTGCCCTTGACGATGACCACGCCCCCGGCCATGCCCTTCTTGTTGCCCGGCAGGCACGCGCCCAGGAAATCCCCGGCATCGCCCCGGACCAGGATTTCGCCATTCCGCATCTCGCAGGCGGCGTAGGCGGCGACGCTCCCACCGACGGTGATTTTCCCGCCCTTGAGCCCCATGCCGAGATAACTGCCCGCGTCGCCCTCGACCCGGATTGCGCCCTGGGCCATGCCCTTGCCGATGAAATCCAGCTTGCCGGTCACGCCCCGGAACACGATCAGGTCCGCGTCGCCCGCCCCGATGGCGAATAGCTCATCCGTCCGCAATTGGCGGTTGCCGGTTTGCAGCGGGATCGCGCCGATCTCGTCCAAGGTTTTCCCGGCCAGGCGGTCGGGCGTCAGCGGCGCGACATCGATGCGCTGTTGCGGTTCGGTCTTGAGCGTGAAGATGAGCGCCGTCATGCCATGATCTCCTGGAGTTGGAAGAGGAAAGGACCGAGCTTGCCGCCGTAGTTGCCCGCGCTGATGCGGCGGATGCCGTTGGCCGCGCCCAGGCCGCACACGGCTTGGATGCCGACCCGCATCGCTTGGTTGATATCAGCCTCGGTCAGGCCGTCGATCACGATTTCCATCACCGATTCGATTTCCGGGCTGAGTTCGCTCTGGGTCTGGCCCTTCAAAGTGGGACAGAAAGCGTCGTTGGTGGAGGCCGACAGCGCCTTGTACTTGGAGCCGACCTTGGACCCGGAGCGTACCACTCCGCCGGGGAAAGGCATGATGACATTCGGCACTTTCCGCATGGCCTCGATGGCGGCTTCGCAGGCGGCGAGCGCTTGCGGCTGGGATTCGGCCAGGATCAGGAAATTACCGCCGCCGATGGCTTTCACCATGCCGGTGGTTTCTTCGCAGAGGAATTCGCCGTCCATCACCGGCACCCGCCAATAGCGTTTCCCGGCGATGCGCTTGGAGATTTGGAAACCGTCGCCGAAGAAGCGCAGGTTCTTGCCCAAAGGAATCGGGTCGCCCTCGTGGATACCGGCGAACAGGGCCGAGGTCGGCGCGGTCAGCACGCATTGCCCGGCGCGGGTTTCCAATTGCTTGGCCAGCCCTTTACCGCCCATGGCGAAGATCATGGCGGAGATGCCGGGGCGTCCGTCCGGGGTTTCTTCGGGGGAGAGTTCACGTTCGATGCCCGCTTCGCAGCCGCAGGCGATGACCGAGGTGGCGAACCCGGTCATGGCCTCAGCGGCGATCCTGGCCCATTTGGCGTTCTGGGCGGTGATGACGACCCGCGTGGCCCTCATGGGGAAGGCTTCGGCGAAAGTGGCGTCGATTTGTACGCCGTTAATAATCATTCATGGCTCCACGGCTGGTTAATATAGGTATTCCGAGCGGTCGGGTTATGCCTGCCCCCGGCAAGGATGCACCAAAATCTTGCTCCGCCCGTCGCCCTCGATTTCCCAATCGCGGATCATGAAATTGTCCATCTTCATCGTCATATAACGCTCGAAATAGGGTTTGAGGCGGGTTTCTATCGCCGCCCGGTCGAAATCGGGTTTCACGGTGTGGACGTTGCCCCACACCACGTTGACCACCTCGCCGTGTTTCACCACCAAGGCGCCATCCTTGAACACGTAATCGGGCCGGGTGAACATCGCTTCCTTGTCGTCCTGCTGGGTATAGACCGTGATGTCGGCGGCGGCCCCCGCGCCCAGATGGCCCCGGTCGCGTAGCCCCAAGATGCGGGCGGCCCCGGCGCGGGTCATGATGGCAATTTCGTACAGGCTGTATTCGCGGTCGATGGAACCCAAGGTGCTGTACGCCGCCGCATCCGGGTTGATGCGGGCCAACATGTCGTTGCGGAAACCCTTGTCCATCAACAGCCGGATCAAATGCGGATAGGTGGTGAAAGGCGCACCGTTGGGATGGTCGGTGGTGAGGAAAATCCGCCACGGGTCTTCGGCCAGCAGGAAAATTTCCAGGCCGATACACCATTGCAGGGCGTTGACGAAATTCTTGTCCCGATACTTGAACGGCACCACACCGCAACCGGCATCGCACTCGATGTCCATGCACACCCATTTGTTGGGCGAGGCGTGGTGTGAATTAGCGAACTGGCGCATGGAATCGCCCGAGGCGGTCACGGTCTGGCCGAACAAGATTTGGCCCACATCGACGGTGATATTGGGATTCTTGTTCAGGGCTTCGGCGATTTGGGCCGCGCCGGAGGAAAACTTGCGGTCACCCTCCAACCCATAACTATGGAACTGGATGTGGGTCAGGTGCATGGGCAAGCCTTCGATCCCGGCGATGGTGTTCAGCGTGGTGTCGAGATTGCCGGGAACGCCCAGGTTGCAGCCATGCACATGCAAGGGATGCGGCACGCCCAGGTCGGTCAGGGCGCGGGACAGGCTTTGCAGGATGCGGCGTGGGGTGACGTGGTAATGGCGGTGTTCCTCGTCCAGGTCGAGTTGGCGCTGGTTGAACTTGAAGGCGCTGATGCCGCCCGGATTCACCACCTTCACGCCGATGGCCTGCGAAGAGTGGAGAGTCCAGGCCACGTAATCGTTGATGACCGATTGTTCCGCGCCGGAGGACAACAGGCGCAAAAAGAAATCATCGCTGCCCAGCATCACATAACCGCCCACATCCATCAGCGGCACATCGGCCATTTCCATATGGGCCTGGCGGGCGTTGATCGGCAGCACGGCGGGCTCGAACCCGGCGGTATAGCCCATCTCGGCATAGCGGTAGCCGGTGGTCAGGGTCGAGGGCACGGCATGGCCGCAACCGGCCCGCTTCAAGCCCTCGTGCGCCACCGGGTCGCGGCGGTGGTCTTCCGGCAAGAGGTTACGGGCGATGGTGACTTTGCCACCGCCGATATGGGTGTGCATATCGATGGCTCCGGCCATGACGACCTTGCCCCGGCAATCGTATTCCTGGTCGGGCGGGACGCCCCCGGCATCGGCGACGATGCGGCCATCACGGATGTAAATATCCCGGATTTGGCCGTCGATGTGATGTGCGGGGTCGTAGACGGTGCCACCCGTGAGTTTGGTCAGCATGAGGGGAAGTCTCCAATGTTGTTGCGCCGTGACGCCTGGGGTCCGGTGGATCGGGGAAGGATAGGGAAGCGGGGGCGAGTTTTCAACACGGAGGCCATGGGAATGGCGCGAAACCGGATGGGGAAGCGGGAGCGTCCCCACCCGGTTCGGAGTCGGCAGAGCGCTTATCCGGCGGTCGGCGGCGCGTAGGGGTCTTTCGGGAAGGCGGTGGGCTCCCGCGATTGCAGGCGGTACTTGGACGAGGCGATATAGGCAGCGAGACGCAGGCGGTTGATCCCGCCCAGGGGCCGGTGTTCCCTAAGGCTATGCCAGGGCGTGAACACCAGATGCTCGCACTCGGTGGCCCGCAGGGGGTTGTCGAAATCCTGCGGTTGGATAACCAGGGTGGCGACGGCCTCGAACGGGGCGATATCTTCCGGCCAGACGGCGGTGGCGTCCTCGATGGGGAGGGCGTTGGTGGCGCGACGTTGCACCAGGAAGTCGAACACCACGGCTTGGCCGGTCTTGGGGTCCAAGGTCTTCTTCAAAGCTTCGCGCAGATAGCTGGGCCCGGGATTGGCGGGCACCGGGGTATTGCCCGGATTCCTGGGTTTCACCGAATACTTCACCGCCAGGTTCTCGCCCAACAGGAATGGGGAAGCCGAGAAATATTGGCTTTCCACCGGGTTGCCCATCGGCGTGGCGGCGATCTTGCCAACGATGCCCAAGGTCCGCTTCTTGGCGTCGCTGAACGGCGGGGTGAAGAAGGGTCCGAGATTATCGTTGTTGGCAAATTGGGAACGGGTCAGTTCCAGATATTCGGCCACATCGGCGAAGGCGAACATCGGCAGGTTGATCATCAGGAAGTCCTGGGTCTTGCCGCCGGGTGCGTCGAGCAGGGTCTCGCCCTCGACATTCATCACCTTGAGCGCGATGCCCCGGCTGGACGCCGCGCCCTTGGCATCGACATCGGCCTGCACCAGGGCCGTGGCGTTGGAAAAGCGCACCCAGGTCTTATAGCTCTTCCCCGGCGTGGCGAAGATACCCTGCCGGTAGGCCGACGGAATATCGGCGTTCACGGTCAGGGTGGCCTCGACACAGCCATGGTCCTTGGGATGCACGCCGCGCCGGGCCATGCTGCCGGGATAGCGCTGCTGCAAAAGCTTGCGGGTCAGGTCGGCGATCTCGGCGATCTGGGCGGCTTCGCCGGCAGGGACGGTTTCAAACGGATGCGGGGGTAAAGTGGGGAAATCCATGGTCTGTCCTCCTGCGTGATGGTTTGGGTACGGGCCGTTCCCGCCTGGGGGCGGAAAACGGCCCTTGGGGCCGGGTGGCCGCTTATTTCGGGGCGATCAAGGCCTCGGGGTCTTTGAGATACTCGATCAAGGCCATCTTCTGCTCATGGCTATAGGTCTGGCCCTTGGGATAGACATGGCCACCATTGCCGTTGCCGGGCTGGGTGGTATCGAACTGGAACAGCGGAGCGTTGCCGCACATGGCCGGGCCGCCCAAGGGAGCGGTGGCGACGAAGCCCAGGTGTTTCAAATCCAGTTCGCGGCTGCCGACCCAGAAGGTCTTGGAGCGCTGTTCGGGCGGCGACAGCAATTCGTACAGGTTTGGCACCGAGCCGTTGTGCAGGAAGGGCGCGGTGGCCCAGATGCCCAGCAAGGGACCGGCCTTGAGGCTGATCGCCGCCGTCTCCGGCACTTCCGGGTAGGACTGCGGCGGTTGGCCGGGTTGGAACGGCTTGAAACGGTAGCCGGAATATTCGAGGAATTTCTCGCCGCGCTCCCTGGGATCGGGGAATTGGTCCACGAACGCCTGTTGCAGCGTGCCGCCCACCGCGCCGCTGAAGAATACCGCGGCGGGCACGATGGGACCGGGCATGGGGATGACCGGCTTGCCGTTCATCGGGCCCAGCACCCCTTCCAGGCTGCCGGTCTGGGTCATGCGGGTGATGAGGTTATGGGTATAGAGCGGGTCGGTCCCGACATCCTTCAACAGATCGGCCTTGATCGTGATAAAGCGCAAGCCCTTCATATTGTCCTTGGGGTCGGTCAGTTCGCCGGGACGGTCATAGGGTGGCATGTGATGGCAGGAACGGCAATCCGTGTCGAACAAGGCCTTGCCGACCTGGGCTTTCGCCAAGTCGATCCCGCCGAACAGGTCTTTGCGCCAAGGCGGCGGCCGCAAATCCCGCAGCCAGTTCTCGAACTCCTCCAGTTCCCGCAGCAACACGGTGGAGTGCAGCCGTTCCTTGGGGTCCGCCGCCGTGAAGGTGGTGTCCCCGAACACCCCCAAGACCTCCCCGGCATTGCGCGAAATCGGGCTGCTGGCCACGGGCGCCCATTGCACGAAATCCAGGTCCGGGGCCACCCACAGGAACGGATAGCTGACCGGGGCGCTGGGCGGACGCAGGTTGAACGGCTTCTGGAGATCGAACACCGCCAAGGCGTTGATGATCTGGCCCAGGGCGTCGATCCGGCCCGAACCGGCGTGGTCGGGCGGGGTACGCATCCACATCTCGCCTTCCATCCTGAGCGCGACGGTTTGGTAGCTGCCGACGAAGGCTTTCAGTTCATCCTCGGTGGGCGGATGGCCGTACACGGCGGCCGCCAGCCGCTGGGTCTTGCCGGCATCGAGGCGGGTGGCCTTGACCGCCTCCGCCAACTCCGCGAAGAACGCGCCGACATCGGCGAGGCTGGGCGCGCCGTCGATGCGGACCTGCTTGCCGTGATAGGTGACATCGTTGGTGTGGCAGGCGGCGCAGTTCATACCGACCCAGGGGCCGGTGCCCGGCACATCGACCGGGTCTTTGGCGAAACCGATGGGCAGGCCGTCGTGCTTACCGGCGCTGGCGGCGTCGTAGATCAAGCCGAAGCGGCCGATATGGGCGGGATCGATGAATTTGGCGGTGCTGTTCTTCTGTTCCAGGTTCAAGAACCAGCTATAGGGGAACAAGCGCGAGCCTTGCGGAGTGTAATAGAACAACTCGCGCATGGCTTGGTTCCAGTTTTGGTTATAGCCTTGCAAGGTAGCTTGCTCGGCGGTGGGCGCATAGAGCCCGCCGTAATCGGGGCGTAGGGTGCCATAGCCTTCGGCCTGTGCGCCGGAGGCCGCCCCGGCCAGGGCGAGCCACGCGCCCAAACCAGACAGCCTGGATTTTCTAAGGAAGGACATGATGTTTCTCCTCGTTCTTGTTCTCTGTGGATAGGGAATCGAATACCGGTCTGTATTGCGGGCCGGCTTGCACCGTTAGGGGATGGGCGGCGCGGACAGCGGGTGGTGGACGGGTTTTGGGCCGATCCACGCCGTCGGGGGTCGCGCCTGTTTGCGTCGAATGGCGGAGCCGGGGGTAAAACAGTTGCGCCAGGAAACCCTTGTTTGGCTGGAACCGTCCGCCCGCTAAGCATGGCCGGAACAGCATGGCAGTGCCCGCACCGATTCAACACGTTCGATTTTGAACCAATCCGCTGGCTTTGTGAATCGCCCCCCCACCGCTAATCCTGTCCCTAATGGCTATACGGGTTTATACCTCGCTTTTTTGTGGCGGGCTGATAGCGTTAAATGGCTAGGTTCGGTGGCAAATGAAGCGGCAAGCGGCGACGATCCGGGCAGTCATGGCGGAGGACACCCCGCATTCCGGTATGGATCGCCCCAAAAATCCCGGTTTGAAACCACAACCCCGGCAATCCATGGCCATAAAAAAAGCCGGTCACGTTCATGACCGGCTATGCCAACAGACCACAGGCGGCGCGATTATCCCTTCACGCACAACACCTGCTTCAAGCTGTGGACCACTTCGACCAAATCGCTCTGGTGTTCCATGACCCTGTCGATATCCTTGTAGGCACCCGGCAACTCATCGACGATGCCGCCGTCCTTGCGGCATTCCACACCCAGGGTTTGTTCCTCGGCGTGGCGCTCGTCGAATTGGCGCTTGGCCGCCGAACGGCTCATGCGCCGCCCGGCCCCGTGCGAACACGAGCAAAACGCCTGGGGATTGCCCTTGCCGCGCACGATATAGGATTTGGTGCCCATGCTGCCGGGGATGATGCCCCATTCGCCCTCGCCCGCCCGGATCGCGCCCTTGCGCGTCACCCACACGGTTGCGTCGAAATGGCGCTCGCGGGCCACATAATTATGATGGCAATGGATCACCTCCTTGGTCACGCCGAACCGGGGAAGTTTCTTGCGTAACACCTCGGCGATCAGATACAGCATTTCCCGGCGGTTGGCGGCGGCATAATCCTGCGCCCAACCGATGGCCTCCACATAATCATCGTAATGCTCGGCCCCTTCGGTGAAATAGGCCAGATTCTTATCGGGCAGATTATGTAGATGCCGCCCCATATCCTTACGGGCCAAATTGGTATAGTACTCGCCGATGGCGCTGCCAATGCCCCGGCTACCGGAATGCAGCATCACCCAAACCGCCTGGTTCTCATCCAGGCAAAGCTCGATGAAATGATTGCCGCCGCCCAAGGTGCCGATTTGCCGAATCCAGGTTTGGTAGGGTTTTTTTTGCAAGGAATAAAGTTTCGGATGTTTCTGCAACAGCCGATGCAATCCTTGCGACAAAGCCCGGATGGTGGATTCGCGGGCGCGGTCCTGCTTGTGCATATTGAACCCCACCGGAATGGCGGCTTCGATGGCCAAGCGCAAAGACCGGAGATTATCCGGCAATTGATCGGCCTGGATCGATAACCGCAAGGCGCTCATCCCACAGCCAATATCCACCCCCACCGCCGCCGGGATAATCGCCCCCAGGGTGGGAATTACCGAACCCACCGTCGCGCCGATGCCCGCGTGGACATCGGGCATGACCGCGATATGGCTATGGATGAACGGCAGTTGCGAGAGGTTGTACAACTGCTGCATGGCCTCGGAGTCCACCTCGTCGGTGTAGATTTTCACCGGCACCCGGCCCTTGGTCATAATCCTTTGAATAGGCATGGCTATACCTCTCCCAATAGGCCGATATAACGGTAGCGCAAAGTCGGAACGCGCTTGCGCCCGAGGCTGTGCGCCAGCAAGGTGCGCCAATGCCCCCGCGCCCTTTCGAGCGCGGCCAGGATATCGGCTTCCGTGGCGATGACGGGCTGGGTATGCCCCAGCGTGACGCAGAGTTGGCGGCCCGCATCCTCGACCTCGACGGCGACCACGCCCAGGCCACGCAACAAAGGATCGGCGGTTTCACCCGCCAGGATCAAGGACAATTCCCGGAAAGCTTCCTTGCCAAGCTGGCGGTCTTGGCGCTGGCGCGGTTTGGCTGTTTGCCGGGCACGCGCCAAAACCCGCGGATCGACGCCGTCTTCCGGGCCGGATTCCGCGCACAGGGTGGAGGTTGGCCTCCGCCCACGTAGGGATGATGGATTCATAAAAACTCCCAATCAACCGGAAGGCGCGGGCACGAACAGGCCACGGCGCGATCCCGGCGCTGAAAACACGGTGTTGGTTTTGTTTGGGAGTCCCGGCCCCGGCGGGCCGGAAGGGAAATTACCGGGCGCGGCGGGCGGCGGGACTCGGGCGGATTGCAATATCGTGGTGCATGGCGTACCTCCTGAGCCGGTTGGGGTGGATGATGGCGCGGAATAATAATGGGAAATCGGCGTCCGTCAAGTGGCGGTGTCCGTGTCGCATGATGGCTAAAACCGTAGGGCGATTAGCGGAGCGTCATCACACGGATTCCATGTCTCCGGTTACGCTGCGCCAATCGGAGCGGACGCAAGTTGGTTTGTAGTTTGTAGGGCGGAATAGCGGAGCGTATTCCGCCGGATGTTGACCCCATCCATCCATGCGGCGGAATACGCCGGGGTACCGGCTATTCCGCCCTACGCGGGCTGAGCGTCGTACTCCCACAATAAACCCCGCACAACAACACCAACCCGCACCCCGCCAAAGCCTCGTTCCCCGGCACCTTGCCGAACCACAAAGCCCCCAGCGCCAAGCTCAACACCGGCCCCACATAGCCCACCGCCCCGACCAAGGCGGCGGGAGCCAATTGATAGGCGCGGGTCATGAACCATTGCGCGGCGCTCCCGGCCAACCCCGCCAGCACCGCCCAACCCCAAGCCTGGAAACCACTGGGCAAGGCCACGCCCTCCACCGCGAACCACGCCAGATGGATCAGCGTCGCCACCAGGCAGAAATAGAACACCACGGTCCCCGGCGGATTGCTGCTCCCGGCCCGCGCCACCATCAGATAGGCCAGCGCCGCCAGGAAGCCCGAAGCCAACCCCAGCGCCCGGCCCTGCCAATCGCCCTGCCCCATCCCCGGCTGGAACAGCAGGAACAAGCCCAGCCACGCCCCCCAGATCGCCAGCCACACGCCCCAGGAATTGCGCTGACCCAGCACATAAGGCCCGAGCGCGGCCACGAACACCCCGCTGCTGGCCGACAGGAACGCGCTTTCCCCCGGCCCGATACGCTGGATGGCGGCGAACGACAGGATCAACGACACCCCGCCGAACATCCCCCGCCACCACAAGGAAGGCCGCAGATCGCCGAACAACCCGGCCACCCGGCGCATCAGCACAGCGGGAACCAGCAGGATCGACAGGTTCAAAGCCACCCGCACGAAGCTGACCATGGGCGCGGCCACCGGCGGTTCGGCCAGCGCGGCGGCATACACCGCCGCGCCCATGAACGCGAACAACAGCCCCGCGACCAGCATATAGGCCAGCCCACGGGCGGGACCGTCCCGGCGCGGGACGGCGGCGGGAGGAACCGGAGCGCGGCGGCGGCGGGACTTGCGTTTTTTGGGGCGGGACATGGAACGGCACGGGAAAAACAGTCGGACCCGACTGTACCCGAACCCGCCGACCCGCAAAACCCCGGCGCGGCGTTATTACCGCCGGGTTCAAATCGGCGGCGACTTGGCGGGCGGCTGCGCGTTCAGTGCCTTGAACTTCCGGTCCAGTTCGTCGAGTTCGCGCTGCAAGCGGGGCAGGACGTCCTTCTTCACCGATTCCTCGGTGGATTGCTGGGCCTGCTGCATTTCCTCCTTGAGCCGCGCCCATTCCTCCTGCAAATGGCGGGCTTCCGGCGAATCCGGCAAGCGTTGCATCTCGGAACGGAAGCGCTCCAACTGGCCGCGCAACTGGCCCAGGCCATCGGTGAAACCGCGCAGCAACTCGCCCAGGGGGAACCAAGACCCGGACTCGGCATCGCCCTTGACGATAGCGCCATCGACCAAGGGCGCGGCACCGGGCGGGCCGGGTTGGAATTCGATGCGGCGCAGGTCGGGCGCTTGGGGATCGCGCACCACGGCGAAACGGGAACCCTGGGTCGCCGAACCCCGGAATTCATCGGCGATGTCCAGGGTCGCGACATAGCCGCCCGCGCCGTCCGGGTTGATCGCGGTGACTTGGCCGACCTTGCGGTCGCCCAGGACGACGGGGGTTTGCGGACTGATACCGGCGGCGTTGTCGAGCAATAGGTTGAGATGCAGCCCGCCCGGCCCGCAGGCGGAGAGCGAGAGCGCGAAAAGGACGATCAGCCAGGAACGGATGGACATGGGATTCTCCTCATAAGATGAACCGGAACCGGGCGGACATGATAGGCGAAGCCGCCGCGCTCCGCGCCCAAGAACCCCGTGCCCGCCGCCGGGGTCCGATCCGGCAGACCCGCAACGCGATGGTAACCCGCCCGCGCTTGCTTTTGACCGCGGCAAATCGCACACTGCCCATGCGTTATCAACCACAATTTTCATGAGGGGATAAGCATGTCCGACGAGCAAGACCCAACCGGGGAAATCCCGGATTCCGCGCCGGTCGGCACCTGGGCGCTGTTGTGCCTGGTCGCCGCCGCCATGGTGGCTGCCTGGTTGTTCCTGTACTTCGGGGTGTTCCTGCCCCGCGGTCCCATCCATTAGGAGGGAACCATGGCCTTCCACATCCATCCACTCGAACGCAAATGGCTGTACGCCGCATCCGCCGCCATCGCCATTTTCATAGGTTCCATCCTGCTCACCGCCCTGTTCGGTGGCATCCATCCGCCCGGCCATATGGAAATCATCGATTCGGCCCGCCTGCACCTCGACGGCGAATTCATGGAGGACAAACTGGGCGTCAGGACCGAACCGGACGGCTCGGTACACGTCACCCTGGTCGCCGCCCGCTACGGCTTCTTCCCGCGCCAGATCGAACTGCCCGCCGGCACGCCGATCACCTTCCGCATCGCCAGCGCCGACGTGTTGCACGGGATGCACGCGCCCATGACCAACCTCAGCACCATGATCGTGCCCGGCTATGTGTCCACCGTGACCACGGCCTTCCCCAAGCCGGGCGAATATCCCATGCTCTGCAACGAGTTCTGCGGGATGGGCCACGACCATATGTGGAGCAAAATGACGGTGGTGTCGAAAGAAACCTGGACCGCCGCCCATCCACCCGCCGGGAGATAAATCCATGATCGACAAACCGACCAGACTCCTCGCCCTGTGCCATTTCTGGGTGGCGTTCGGGGCGTTCGCCCTGGCTTGCGTGCTGGGCCTTTACCAGGTTTTGGAACGCAGCGGCTTGGTGCCGGCCATGCAGTCGCCGGGCGTGTATTTCGCCTCGGTCAGTACCCATGGCGTGCTGATGGCCTTCGTGTTGACCACGTTTTTCATCATGGGCTTCGGCTATGTGGTGGCGGTATCCAGCCTGAAAACACCCTTATGGAATCCCAAGCTGGCCTGGGCCGGGTTCGGGATTTCCCTGCTCGGGGTGGTGCTGGCCGCCCTACCCTTGCTGACTGGCAACGCTTCGGTGTTGTACACCTTCTATCCGCCGTTGCAGGCCAGCGTGCTGTTCTATCTGGGCGCGACCTTGCTGGTGGTGGGTTCGTGGCTGTGGTGCGTGGTGATGATCGTCATGCACAGCCAATGGAAAGCCGCCCATCCCGGTGCCACCGTGCCCCTGCCCATGTTCGCCACCACGGGCAATGCCATCTTGTGGCTATGGACCAGCGCGGGCGTGGCGCTGGAAGTCTTGTTCCAGTTGATTCCCTGGGCTTTGGGCTGGACCGAGACCGTGGATGTGGGCTTGGCCCGCACCCTGTTTTCCTGGACCTTGCATCCCATCGTGTATTTCTGGCTGATTCCGGCCTATATCGCCCTCTATACCTTCGTGCCCAAGGCGGCGGGTGGCGTGTTGTTCAGCCATGATTTGAGCCGGGTGGCGTTCATCCTGCTGGTGGTGTTCGGGCTGCCCATCGGTTTCCACCATTTGTACATGGACCCGGAGCAAGGCTCGGGCTTCAAGCTCATGCACGGGGTCGGGACGTTCCTGGTGGCCCTGCCCACCTTGCTGACCGGCTTCACCGTCATCGCCTCGATGGAAATCGCCGGGCGCAGGCGCGGCGGGACCGGCTTGTTCGGCTGGATCGGAGCGCTGCCGTGGCGGGAACCCCTGGTGCTGGCGGCGATCCTGGCCTTTTTGATGTTGATCGCGGGCGGTTTCGGCGGCATCGTCAACGCCAGCTACGCCATGAACGCCATGGTGCATAACACCGCCTGGGTACCGGGGCATTTCCATCTGATCTTCGCCGGGACCACGGTCATCATGTATATGGCGGTGGGCTATTACCTCTGGCCACGGCTGACCGGGAAACCCTTGATTTCCGACAGCCTGCCGGTGATCCAGCTTTGGTCCTGGTTCCTGGGGATGGTGTTGATGACCACGCCTTGGCATATCCTGGGTTTGCTGGGCCAGCCGCGGCGGATTTCCAGCGTGGCCTATAACAGCCTGCTGACCCTGGCTTGGGACCCTTATGAACTGGCGATGATCGTGGGTGGCTTGGTGTTGACCGGCTCGGCCCTGTTGTTCGCCTACATCCTGTGGCAATCCCAGACCGGCCCGGCGGCGGAACAAGCCTTCGAGGTCGAATACACCGGCTACCAACCCGCCGATGGCCCGGTCCACCCTTTGCTGAACGGCTTCAAGGTGTGGAACGTGGCGATCCTGGGCTTGATGGTGCTGAACTTCGGCTACCCGATCCTGCAATTCTTCCTGGCCAAAACCTTCGGTTCGATTCCATGGGGGTACTGACGATGAAACCGCACCATCTCTTCGCCGCCTGCGCGGTTTTCAGCGGCCTCGCCTGGGCCGGACCCTCCTCCCAGGTCGCCTGGACCCTGGATACCCTGCGCCAGGTGGAACACGCCGACCCCAACAAGGGCAAGCAGCTCGCCGCCACCTGCGAAGGCTGCCACGCGCCCACGGCGGGCAACGCCGCCAACCCGTCCTTGCGGGGGCAACTCGCCACCTATCTCTACAAGCAAATCCGCGACTACCAGGACGGCAGCCGCCAAAACCCGATCATGGCGGGCATGGTGGCGGGATTGTCGGAGCAGGACGCGGCGGATATCGCGGCCTATTACAGCCACGAACCGGCCCCCGCATGGCGGAAGCCCATGTTGATCCCGGACAATATCGAGCAATTGGTCGGGCGCGGCGACGGCAAGC includes:
- a CDS encoding MlaD family protein, which produces MSIRSWLIVLFALSLSACGPGGLHLNLLLDNAAGISPQTPVVLGDRKVGQVTAINPDGAGGYVATLDIADEFRGSATQGSRFAVVRDPQAPDLRRIEFQPGPPGAAPLVDGAIVKGDAESGSWFPLGELLRGFTDGLGQLRGQLERFRSEMQRLPDSPEARHLQEEWARLKEEMQQAQQSTEESVKKDVLPRLQRELDELDRKFKALNAQPPAKSPPI
- a CDS encoding RtcB family protein, with amino-acid sequence MPIQRIMTKGRVPVKIYTDEVDSEAMQQLYNLSQLPFIHSHIAVMPDVHAGIGATVGSVIPTLGAIIPAAVGVDIGCGMSALRLSIQADQLPDNLRSLRLAIEAAIPVGFNMHKQDRARESTIRALSQGLHRLLQKHPKLYSLQKKPYQTWIRQIGTLGGGNHFIELCLDENQAVWVMLHSGSRGIGSAIGEYYTNLARKDMGRHLHNLPDKNLAYFTEGAEHYDDYVEAIGWAQDYAAANRREMLYLIAEVLRKKLPRFGVTKEVIHCHHNYVARERHFDATVWVTRKGAIRAGEGEWGIIPGSMGTKSYIVRGKGNPQAFCSCSHGAGRRMSRSAAKRQFDERHAEEQTLGVECRKDGGIVDELPGAYKDIDRVMEHQSDLVEVVHSLKQVLCVKG
- a CDS encoding b(o/a)3-type cytochrome-c oxidase subunit 1, coding for MIDKPTRLLALCHFWVAFGAFALACVLGLYQVLERSGLVPAMQSPGVYFASVSTHGVLMAFVLTTFFIMGFGYVVAVSSLKTPLWNPKLAWAGFGISLLGVVLAALPLLTGNASVLYTFYPPLQASVLFYLGATLLVVGSWLWCVVMIVMHSQWKAAHPGATVPLPMFATTGNAILWLWTSAGVALEVLFQLIPWALGWTETVDVGLARTLFSWTLHPIVYFWLIPAYIALYTFVPKAAGGVLFSHDLSRVAFILLVVFGLPIGFHHLYMDPEQGSGFKLMHGVGTFLVALPTLLTGFTVIASMEIAGRRRGGTGLFGWIGALPWREPLVLAAILAFLMLIAGGFGGIVNASYAMNAMVHNTAWVPGHFHLIFAGTTVIMYMAVGYYLWPRLTGKPLISDSLPVIQLWSWFLGMVLMTTPWHILGLLGQPRRISSVAYNSLLTLAWDPYELAMIVGGLVLTGSALLFAYILWQSQTGPAAEQAFEVEYTGYQPADGPVHPLLNGFKVWNVAILGLMVLNFGYPILQFFLAKTFGSIPWGY
- a CDS encoding DMT family transporter, producing the protein MSRPKKRKSRRRRAPVPPAAVPRRDGPARGLAYMLVAGLLFAFMGAAVYAAALAEPPVAAPMVSFVRVALNLSILLVPAVLMRRVAGLFGDLRPSLWWRGMFGGVSLILSFAAIQRIGPGESAFLSASSGVFVAALGPYVLGQRNSWGVWLAIWGAWLGLFLLFQPGMGQGDWQGRALGLASGFLAALAYLMVARAGSSNPPGTVVFYFCLVATLIHLAWFAVEGVALPSGFQAWGWAVLAGLAGSAAQWFMTRAYQLAPAALVGAVGYVGPVLSLALGALWFGKVPGNEALAGCGLVLLCGVYCGSTTLSPRRAE
- a CDS encoding cupredoxin domain-containing protein, with product MAFHIHPLERKWLYAASAAIAIFIGSILLTALFGGIHPPGHMEIIDSARLHLDGEFMEDKLGVRTEPDGSVHVTLVAARYGFFPRQIELPAGTPITFRIASADVLHGMHAPMTNLSTMIVPGYVSTVTTAFPKPGEYPMLCNEFCGMGHDHMWSKMTVVSKETWTAAHPPAGR
- a CDS encoding ribosome-binding factor A — its product is MNPSSLRGRRPTSTLCAESGPEDGVDPRVLARARQTAKPRQRQDRQLGKEAFRELSLILAGETADPLLRGLGVVAVEVEDAGRQLCVTLGHTQPVIATEADILAALERARGHWRTLLAHSLGRKRVPTLRYRYIGLLGEV
- a CDS encoding c-type cytochrome gives rise to the protein MKPHHLFAACAVFSGLAWAGPSSQVAWTLDTLRQVEHADPNKGKQLAATCEGCHAPTAGNAANPSLRGQLATYLYKQIRDYQDGSRQNPIMAGMVAGLSEQDAADIAAYYSHEPAPAWRKPMLIPDNIEQLVGRGDGKRILPPCQACHEADGRGQKIDIPALAAQRAAYLEQTLLAYKSGERHNDLYSRMRSLTQQLSDEEIKQLARYYAGASE